The Clostridium cylindrosporum DSM 605 genomic interval ATATATGTTGATGGTGAGCAAATCATTCTTAAGAAATATCAACCAGCTTGTATTTTCTGTGGAAATGCTAAGGACGTTGAGAACTTCAAGGGTAAGAACATTTGCCAAGCTTGTTTAGCTGAACTTAAGTAATTCTTTATTAACTACATAATTAAACGAATGAACAGTATGTTATACATACTTAAAATACTTAGATAAATTAAGCTTATTTAAAAGTGGTACTTTCTATGAAGCCAAAGCCCAAAATACATAAACTGTATCTTGGGCTTTGGTTATTTAAATATTTAATTCTCAATTTTTAAACTTTCTTTATATACCTCTGACTTTGGAAGTTTTCTTTCCTTAGAAACAAGTTTTATAGCGTCTTTCTTAGAATTCCCTTCCTCTATGTACTTAAGTATATGATCAACTATAGAAAGATTTTCGTATCTCTCTTCTCTTTCCTTATCTATGTCTTCTTGAGTTAATCCTTGAAGAATAAGTACAAACTCTCCCTTAGGATTATTCTCCTCATAATATTTTATAGCCTCACCTACAGTAAGTCTTAGTATTTGTTCATGCCTTTTAGTTAACTCTCTACATATAGCTATTCTTCTATCTCCAACATATTCGTATATGTCACTTAGGGTTTTTTGTAGTCTATGTGGTGCTTCATATAGAATCATAGTTTTTGTTTCTGCTTTAAGCCTTTCAAGGTCTTCACGTCTACCCTTACCATCTCTTTCTATGAAGCCTTCGAATACAAATTTATCAGTACTAAGGCCTG includes:
- a CDS encoding AbrB/MazE/SpoVT family DNA-binding domain-containing protein; this encodes MKSTGIVRRVDELGRVVIPIELRRTLEIAEKDALEIYVDGEQIILKKYQPACIFCGNAKDVENFKGKNICQACLAELK
- the rsmI gene encoding 16S rRNA (cytidine(1402)-2'-O)-methyltransferase yields the protein MGELYLVATPIGNLKDITLRAIEILGEVDLIAAEDTRQTLKLLNHLGIKKPLISYHHHNRREAGEKLIKRLQEGNKIALVSDAGTPGISDPGEDIVKLCVEEGIEVYACPGPVAGIYALTVSGLSTDKFVFEGFIERDGKGRREDLERLKAETKTMILYEAPHRLQKTLSDIYEYVGDRRIAICRELTKRHEQILRLTVGEAIKYYEENNPKGEFVLILQGLTQEDIDKEREERYENLSIVDHILKYIEEGNSKKDAIKLVSKERKLPKSEVYKESLKIEN